A window of Mucilaginibacter paludis DSM 18603 contains these coding sequences:
- a CDS encoding tetratricopeptide repeat protein — translation MSLDFGEWERIVQIGTRCVSVDPKDIESYFFRSLAFYQLGQKASAVNDANTVLHLMKWKDVYLVQGEFYEKFKKDTVALICYEIGYAVFKSVDYLVKIARLKNQSGDYAGALKSCELLLGSDPQAFRGYVNRSKALWGLARHKEAIADLFTCIRMNPYYADSYANLAAYSFSKNELREEAICLLRMALKQEPNNSGFCFALGDHYANWKKLTPLSQKFITDVTVDDTLKAFVDDRAFADRDQIARGYYAHSFASLFQTIQTEMDTMGDHIQVSMFIGNANHLFDLLKNNSIYFSEVNSFPDKVSDCPLLNPANQSHLAVNISYNNVRVRCCSSLNKPQEIASSVAMWDRYANGHRGLCYTLEIPKTWLLKNNIYAGKITYLEEPPPLRADTPEQVIKDGLFVKHHGYQDEREFRLVHFGKFPHNDGVKFHFHSGKAEDDAIKIKAIYLGSHMSHDHKQLLADILFDYPDRIDTFGMSVAKNGQLEFSTF, via the coding sequence ATGTCGCTCGATTTTGGTGAATGGGAAAGGATCGTCCAGATCGGCACCAGGTGTGTGTCGGTTGATCCGAAGGACATTGAATCTTATTTTTTCAGGTCATTGGCCTTTTACCAGCTTGGCCAGAAAGCAAGCGCGGTCAATGACGCGAATACCGTCCTTCATTTAATGAAATGGAAAGACGTGTATTTGGTTCAGGGTGAATTCTACGAAAAATTTAAAAAAGACACCGTGGCTTTGATCTGTTATGAAATCGGCTACGCTGTCTTTAAGTCAGTAGATTACTTGGTAAAAATCGCCCGTCTCAAAAATCAGTCCGGCGACTATGCCGGCGCGCTGAAGTCCTGCGAACTCTTATTAGGATCTGACCCGCAGGCTTTCCGGGGTTATGTTAACCGAAGTAAAGCTTTATGGGGTTTGGCCAGACATAAAGAGGCGATCGCCGATCTATTTACCTGTATCAGGATGAACCCCTACTACGCGGATTCATACGCCAATCTCGCAGCTTATTCTTTTTCCAAAAATGAGCTTCGGGAAGAAGCGATCTGCCTGCTGAGAATGGCGCTAAAACAGGAGCCTAACAATTCCGGTTTTTGTTTTGCTTTGGGCGATCACTATGCCAACTGGAAAAAACTGACACCCCTCAGCCAGAAATTCATTACAGATGTTACTGTCGACGATACTTTAAAAGCATTTGTCGATGACCGTGCATTTGCGGACCGGGACCAAATAGCCCGCGGCTATTACGCCCATTCCTTTGCCAGTTTGTTCCAGACTATTCAAACTGAAATGGATACCATGGGCGATCATATTCAGGTTTCGATGTTCATCGGAAATGCGAATCATCTTTTCGACCTGCTTAAAAACAACAGCATTTACTTTTCTGAAGTTAACTCATTCCCGGATAAGGTCAGCGATTGTCCATTATTGAACCCCGCCAACCAGTCCCATTTGGCGGTCAATATCTCGTATAACAACGTACGGGTCAGGTGCTGTTCATCGCTGAATAAACCGCAAGAAATTGCAAGCAGCGTCGCGATGTGGGACAGATATGCCAATGGGCACCGAGGGCTTTGTTATACGCTGGAAATCCCTAAAACATGGCTTTTGAAAAATAATATTTATGCCGGTAAAATAACCTATTTGGAAGAACCGCCGCCACTGAGGGCCGACACTCCCGAGCAGGTGATCAAGGATGGCTTATTTGTTAAACATCACGGGTATCAGGATGAACGCGAATTCCGCTTGGTTCATTTTGGGAAATTCCCCCACAACGATGGGGTGAAGTTCCACTTTCATAGCGGGAAGGCCGAAGACGATGCGATTAAGATCAAAGCCATCTATTTGGGCAGCCATATGAGCCATGACCATAAACAACTGCTGGCAGATATACTCTTTGATTACCCCGATCGTATCGATACTTTTGGAATGTCCGTTGCTAAAAACGGCCAGCTTGAATTCAGTACCTTTTGA
- the traJ gene encoding conjugative transposon protein TraJ has product MKKLVYLLPLLLWSGMASAQDITSSLKGMQPVLDGVYNQMLPLCSGLIDTARGIAGFGALWYIAARVWKQIANAEPLDFYPLLRPFVLGMAILLFPLVIALINGILSPVVTATGNMVKNSDNSIALLLKQKEDAIKHSSAYEMYVGDDGNGDREKWYGYTHPDDPNDNNEGTFSSLGNDIKFWMDKQAYAFKNNIKAWMSEVLQVLYAAAILCINTIRTFFMIVLAILGPLVFGISVFDGFQNSLVQWLTRYINIFLWLPIANIFGAIIGQVQQQMIKLDISQIQSAGDTFFSPNDTAYLVFLVIGIVGYFSVPTVANYVVHAHGGNGLMMRMSTIAAGGISTVTNTAVQGGAAAGERMGRGVGNMLNAPRNFWEGYLGAGDKGNYQKDKLSGKDN; this is encoded by the coding sequence ATGAAAAAATTAGTTTATCTACTGCCATTGCTGCTTTGGAGTGGGATGGCTTCCGCCCAGGATATTACCAGCAGTTTAAAAGGCATGCAGCCAGTGCTGGATGGCGTCTATAACCAGATGCTGCCCCTTTGTTCGGGGCTGATCGATACTGCGCGGGGTATTGCCGGGTTCGGGGCGCTGTGGTATATCGCTGCCCGGGTCTGGAAACAGATCGCTAATGCCGAGCCGCTGGATTTTTACCCTTTGTTACGGCCTTTCGTTTTGGGCATGGCCATCCTGTTATTCCCGTTGGTGATCGCGCTGATCAATGGTATCCTTTCGCCTGTGGTGACAGCCACCGGGAACATGGTCAAGAACTCGGATAACAGCATTGCTTTGCTGCTCAAGCAAAAGGAGGATGCGATCAAGCATAGTTCGGCTTATGAAATGTATGTCGGCGATGATGGAAACGGTGACCGTGAAAAATGGTATGGCTATACGCATCCCGATGATCCGAACGATAATAACGAGGGTACTTTTTCCTCTTTAGGCAATGATATCAAGTTCTGGATGGATAAGCAGGCCTATGCTTTCAAGAACAATATCAAGGCCTGGATGTCGGAAGTGCTGCAGGTCTTGTATGCGGCCGCGATACTCTGTATCAATACGATCCGCACCTTTTTTATGATCGTGCTGGCCATTTTGGGGCCGCTGGTATTCGGCATATCCGTCTTTGACGGGTTCCAGAATTCGCTGGTGCAATGGCTAACGCGCTATATCAATATCTTTTTATGGCTGCCGATCGCTAACATCTTCGGGGCGATCATCGGGCAGGTGCAGCAGCAAATGATCAAGCTGGACATCTCGCAGATCCAAAGCGCGGGCGATACCTTCTTTAGCCCGAATGATACGGCTTATTTGGTGTTTTTAGTCATTGGCATCGTGGGTTATTTCTCCGTACCGACGGTAGCCAATTATGTGGTGCATGCCCATGGCGGCAATGGCCTGATGATGCGGATGAGCACCATTGCTGCGGGTGGTATCTCCACGGTGACCAATACCGCAGTACAGGGCGGCGCGGCTGCCGGGGAGCGCATGGGACGCGGTGTGGGTAATATGCTCAATGCACCGCGCAACTTTTGGGAAGGTTATTTAGGGGCCGGCGATAAAGGGAATTATCAGAAAGACAAATTATCGGGCAAGGACAATTAA
- a CDS encoding conjugative transposon protein TraM, which translates to MQTTLEKLKEHRKMLLILPPLILVMALAAFWGYRQMNPPKTVVDSKGLNASLPSPDLKRPQPKDKMDAYDQQKRDSARQHSGSLANLGWDTVVQNSGPLHGKAQADANELAINQRLSQIRTQLAKPQVSSAPVAVNPDNEQLARLEKLLKEKQNSSAPDPQMAQLNTMLDKIAQIQNPALAVKPAVKLPAEKDTAFKAIPALIDGTQKVAPGGVVRLKLKDTLRIAGLLLPKGQQLFGACSVMNQRLLLEIKNIRLGNAIIPVSLTVFGLDGLPGINAPEAELGEAAGSGTANALDNMQFLSMDQSLGTQAATAGISAAKGLLGKKVRKIRVKLHNGETVLLRDNNVKH; encoded by the coding sequence ATGCAAACAACATTAGAAAAACTCAAGGAGCACCGTAAAATGTTGCTCATCCTACCACCGCTGATCTTAGTGATGGCGCTGGCCGCTTTTTGGGGCTACCGGCAAATGAACCCGCCGAAAACGGTGGTGGATAGTAAAGGGCTGAATGCCAGCCTGCCTTCGCCTGACCTGAAAAGGCCACAGCCCAAGGACAAAATGGATGCCTATGACCAGCAAAAGCGGGATTCGGCACGGCAACATTCTGGCTCATTAGCTAATCTGGGCTGGGACACAGTGGTGCAAAATTCTGGCCCTTTACATGGCAAAGCACAGGCAGATGCCAATGAGCTGGCCATTAACCAGCGCTTATCCCAGATCAGGACGCAGCTGGCTAAACCGCAGGTTAGTTCAGCACCGGTGGCCGTTAACCCGGATAATGAGCAGTTGGCCAGGCTGGAAAAGTTGCTGAAGGAAAAACAGAACAGTTCCGCGCCGGACCCGCAAATGGCGCAATTGAATACCATGCTGGATAAGATCGCGCAGATACAAAACCCGGCTTTGGCGGTGAAACCTGCGGTTAAATTACCAGCAGAAAAGGATACGGCTTTTAAGGCGATACCCGCCCTGATCGACGGTACACAAAAGGTCGCTCCGGGCGGTGTGGTCAGGTTGAAGCTAAAAGACACGCTGCGTATTGCAGGTCTGCTATTGCCTAAAGGCCAGCAATTGTTCGGGGCCTGTTCGGTGATGAACCAGCGTTTGCTGCTGGAGATCAAAAATATCCGCCTGGGCAACGCGATCATCCCTGTCAGCCTGACGGTCTTCGGGCTGGACGGCCTGCCGGGGATTAATGCGCCGGAAGCGGAACTCGGCGAAGCGGCGGGCAGCGGCACGGCGAACGCGCTGGATAATATGCAGTTCTTAAGCATGGATCAAAGTTTAGGGACGCAGGCGGCGACGGCGGGGATATCGGCGGCCAAAGGCTTGTTGGGCAAGAAGGTCCGCAAGATCCGGGTGAAGCTGCATAATGGGGAAACCGTCTTGCTGCGGGACAATAATGTGAAGCATTAG
- the traK gene encoding conjugative transposon protein TraK, protein MFTHFKNIETSFRHIRRFSYVLVILCALISCFAVYSSLRYAADFRSHIYILANGKALEAVTSDRKSNIPVEARDHIKVFHEAFFNLDPDDKQIRATVTKALYLADESAKKAFDDLQEKGYYNSLVSGNVSQQLTVDSISLNTVTYPYAFTCYATEKLIRSTTVTVRSLVTKGDLRNVSRSDNNPHGFLIEHWETMENKDLSTQNRQP, encoded by the coding sequence ATGTTTACACACTTCAAAAATATCGAAACATCTTTTCGTCATATCCGGCGATTCAGCTATGTGCTGGTTATCCTTTGCGCGCTGATCAGTTGCTTTGCGGTCTATTCGAGTTTGCGTTATGCGGCAGATTTCCGGTCACATATTTATATCCTGGCCAATGGCAAAGCACTGGAGGCCGTTACCTCCGACCGGAAATCGAATATCCCGGTCGAGGCGCGGGACCATATCAAAGTATTCCACGAGGCCTTTTTTAACCTCGACCCGGATGATAAGCAGATCCGGGCAACGGTGACCAAAGCCCTTTATTTAGCGGATGAAAGCGCGAAAAAGGCATTTGACGACCTGCAGGAAAAGGGGTATTACAATAGCCTGGTGTCCGGTAATGTCAGCCAACAGCTGACGGTGGATAGCATCAGTTTGAATACCGTGACCTATCCCTATGCTTTTACCTGCTACGCAACCGAAAAACTGATCCGTTCGACGACGGTTACGGTCCGAAGCCTGGTCACCAAAGGCGATTTGCGCAATGTCAGCCGCAGCGATAATAACCCGCACGGGTTCCTGATCGAGCATTGGGAAACCATGGAAAACAAAGACCTGTCCACCCAAAACCGCCAGCCATGA